The nucleotide sequence ATGTCTGTTTATATTACCCATAAGGACTCATTTCTAATAAATGAAATATTGTGAATAAGTGAGATTTTAAGAGAAAAATGAAGATCATAGAGGGAGGTAATTATATGGTATTACCCAAAATTTCTATTATAGTGCCTGTATATAAAGTAGAAAAAGAAATACATAGATGTGTAGAAAGTTTAATTAACCAGACTTTTAATGATATAGAAATTATTCTTGTCGATGATGGTAGCCCGGATAATTGCCCAATTATATGTGATGAATATGCTAAGAAAGATAAAAGAATAAAAGTTATTCATAAAGAAAACGGTGGGCTTTCGGATGCAAGAAATGTTGGGCTTTTAGAGGCAAAAGCAGATTATGTCTTATTTGTAGATTCGGATGATTATATAGACAAAAATACCTGTGAAAGATTTTATAGCAGTATAGAGGCTAATGTAGATGTTATTGTTGGTGATGCCATAAGAATAGAAGGAGATAAAAAATCCTTAATGGAACATGCTTATATTTCTTCTGATACTATTATAAGCGGGAAAGAGTTTTTAAAAACACAGTTGAAATCTAGAAAAATGTATATGGCCGCATGGTTAAATTTATATAATAGAAGATTTCTAATTGATAATGATTTATTTTTCAAAAAAGGTATTTTACATGAGGATGAACAGTGGACACCTAGAGTATTTTTAAAAGCCCAAAAGGTAAAGTATATAAGGTTTCCTTTTTATAATTATATTATTAGAGAGGATTCGATTACAAAGGCGAAAGATAAAACTCAGAATGGGGTTGATTTGATTAATATCTGTTATGAACTTGAAAAAATATATGAAGAAATAGATGATATAGAGCTGAAAAAACTTTTAAATGATAATTTAGTAAATAAATTCTTACAAGCTATTGATTATGGAAATTTTTATTCTAACCAATACAAGGATTTATATAGTAAAAAATTCCTCATTGGTAAGCCAATAAGTATTAAGAATAAAGCTAAATCGTATTTATTTATCATTAATAAGAGGTTATATAAACTTATTTATAGGTTATTGACAAACTCTAATTTGAATGATTAAACAAATTATTATATAGATATTATATAGAATGGAGAATTGAAAGTGTCCAGGAAAATTAATATATATTACCTATTATTCCTGATTGCTATTATTGTTTTTTTCAGACCTTATTATTTTACTTTTTTTGAAATTTCAGTTGTAAACTTTATATATTTGAATGGATTAAGGTTAGTGTTTATACTGGTATTTTTGCTCTATATTTTTAAAGGACGATTATCAAAATTTATAATAATGACGCTGATTTTTTATTTTATCAAAACACTTTCTACTATAGTCAATAATGGTTCAATTTCTAAATTAATAACAGAGGTATATCCAGTTTTAGCCATATGTTTATTCATTGAATTGGGAATTAAGGATAACCCGAAACAATTGATTGAAGCCTTCACAACAGTTTTGGGATTTTTAACCTTGATTAATTTTATTGCAATGGTGATGAGTCCTGACGGATATCATTCCATAGAAAGAAGGATTTTTTTTATGAGGCATAGAAATCAATTAGCTCCGTTATATATACTTACTATTGTCCTGATGATAATACGGGATAAATATTTTCAGAACAAGTATTCAAAAAAGCAACTAATTATAACTTTTATTATTTGTACCTGGATGATATTTCATGCTGGTTCTGCTTCCAATATTATAGCCTGGATACCTATAATTATATATTTTGTAATGCCTTTTTTATTTAGAAATACTTTAATTTTTAATATTAAATCATATCTGGTATTTTATATAATAATGTTCTTTTCAATAATTCTTTTTAATATACAGGATCAATTTGCAGATTTGTTATATCAATTATTAGGTAGAGATATTACATTTTCAGGAAGAACACAGTTATGGAACACGGCAATAGAAATGATTAAGGACAGGCCATTGATGGGATATGGTGTGGCCGAAAGTGTCAACTTAATTTTTTCTCCCAGAACAGGGTTATATTATAGTGCTCATAATCAATTTATACAGCTAGTGCTGGAAGGGGGATTAATCTCTCTACTTGCATTTGGGGGCATAGTTTATATAGTTTTTAATAAATTATACGAGTACAGGGAAGATGAAGCTGCAAAAATATTATCACTTGGTATATTATCAATAGCATTAGTCCTGTTTTCTGAAGCAATGGGTTTTTTTGATATTTTTGTCCTTTTTGCTTTAGCTTATAATATAGAGAGAGTTATTACTACTTCTAATGTAGGTAAATCAACACTAAAAAGGGATAAGGTGGTTTGATATGGTGATACCAAAAATAATTCATTATTGCTGGTTTGGTCAAAGCCAAATGCCAGAACTGGCGATTTATTGTATAAATTCCTGGAAAAAATATTTACCGGATTATGAATTTATATTATGGAATGAGGATAATTTTGATATTAATTGTAATGAATATGTTAAAGAAGCATATGAATCAAAAAAATTTGCTTTTGTAACAGATTATGTAAGATTATATGCCTTATATAATTATGGTGGTATTTACATGGATACGGATGTTGAGGTGTTAAAACCTCTAGATAAGTTTTTAAAACACCAGGCATTTATTGGTTGTGAAAACAATAAAATATGTGTAACCACCGGCACCGGAATTATGGCCGCTGAAAAGAATCATAAATGGATA is from Capillibacterium thermochitinicola and encodes:
- a CDS encoding glycosyltransferase, with protein sequence MVLPKISIIVPVYKVEKEIHRCVESLINQTFNDIEIILVDDGSPDNCPIICDEYAKKDKRIKVIHKENGGLSDARNVGLLEAKADYVLFVDSDDYIDKNTCERFYSSIEANVDVIVGDAIRIEGDKKSLMEHAYISSDTIISGKEFLKTQLKSRKMYMAAWLNLYNRRFLIDNDLFFKKGILHEDEQWTPRVFLKAQKVKYIRFPFYNYIIREDSITKAKDKTQNGVDLINICYELEKIYEEIDDIELKKLLNDNLVNKFLQAIDYGNFYSNQYKDLYSKKFLIGKPISIKNKAKSYLFIINKRLYKLIYRLLTNSNLND
- a CDS encoding O-antigen ligase family protein; its protein translation is MSRKINIYYLLFLIAIIVFFRPYYFTFFEISVVNFIYLNGLRLVFILVFLLYIFKGRLSKFIIMTLIFYFIKTLSTIVNNGSISKLITEVYPVLAICLFIELGIKDNPKQLIEAFTTVLGFLTLINFIAMVMSPDGYHSIERRIFFMRHRNQLAPLYILTIVLMIIRDKYFQNKYSKKQLIITFIICTWMIFHAGSASNIIAWIPIIIYFVMPFLFRNTLIFNIKSYLVFYIIMFFSIILFNIQDQFADLLYQLLGRDITFSGRTQLWNTAIEMIKDRPLMGYGVAESVNLIFSPRTGLYYSAHNQFIQLVLEGGLISLLAFGGIVYIVFNKLYEYREDEAAKILSLGILSIALVLFSEAMGFFDIFVLFALAYNIERVITTSNVGKSTLKRDKVV
- a CDS encoding glycosyltransferase family 32 protein, which gives rise to MVIPKIIHYCWFGQSQMPELAIYCINSWKKYLPDYEFILWNEDNFDINCNEYVKEAYESKKFAFVTDYVRLYALYNYGGIYMDTDVEVLKPLDKFLKHQAFIGCENNKICVTTGTGIMAAEKNHKWIEDLLKEYDERRFILPDGSYDTTPNTQIIAKVTMEEYGWKPQNEHQVLKEGLNIYPFDYFCAKDLQTGRIDISENTHTIHHFSGSWLSRRDKLKSKIQRIIGPQATQFVVNVKRKIKG